The following proteins are encoded in a genomic region of Microcoleus sp. FACHB-68:
- a CDS encoding bifunctional pantoate--beta-alanine ligase/(d)CMP kinase, with protein MRLFTTVAALRCYLGLHRPEQHLGQEVGFVPTMGALHQGHLSLIQRARRENEIVIVSIFVNPLQFGPTEDFQQYPRTLEQDRQLCEAAGVDVLFAPTVEEIGVQEREIGISGDFAQNSPSHSLTQVIPPASMTSVMCGRSRIGHFQGVTTIVTKLLNLVQPNRAYFGQKDAQQVAIIKRLVADLNLPVEIVPCLIVRETSGLAMSSRNKYLTTAEKEQATVLYRSLQKAEKAFIAGERTGTVMMASVKAELANVPSVQLEYIELVDPTTLMPLEKVEEVGLLAVAARLGSTRLIDNILLRDRQPIVAIDGPAGAGKSTVASLVAQALGLLYLDTGAMYRAVTWLVLQAGVPLNDEPAVAELVANSEISFAGLASGTDASQSPMPKAQILINGQDVTQAIRSLEVTANVSAISAQPAVRQLLVKQQQNFGKKGGLVAEGRDIGTQVFPDAELKIFLTASVQERARRRHQDIEQQGENIISLQQLEHDISERDRKDTNRAVSPLRKAADAIEIQTDGLSITEVVERIVRCYYNQVQASA; from the coding sequence GTGCGCCTGTTTACTACGGTCGCTGCATTGCGCTGCTACTTAGGTCTACACCGGCCTGAACAACATCTTGGCCAGGAAGTAGGTTTTGTCCCAACGATGGGGGCGCTGCATCAAGGCCATTTAAGTTTGATCCAGCGGGCCAGACGAGAAAATGAAATCGTTATCGTCAGTATTTTTGTCAATCCGCTGCAATTTGGCCCAACGGAAGATTTCCAACAGTATCCTCGCACTCTAGAACAAGACCGGCAGTTATGCGAAGCAGCCGGTGTTGATGTGCTTTTTGCTCCCACTGTTGAGGAAATCGGAGTGCAAGAGCGAGAGATCGGGATATCGGGGGATTTCGCTCAAAATTCACCGTCTCACTCCCTTACTCAGGTTATTCCCCCAGCATCCATGACCTCGGTCATGTGCGGTCGCTCTCGAATTGGCCATTTTCAGGGAGTTACAACAATCGTCACCAAGCTGTTGAACTTGGTACAGCCGAATCGCGCTTATTTTGGTCAGAAAGACGCTCAGCAGGTCGCTATTATTAAACGGCTGGTGGCAGATTTAAACTTGCCCGTGGAGATTGTGCCCTGTCTCATTGTGCGGGAGACATCCGGACTGGCGATGAGTTCTCGAAATAAGTACCTGACAACAGCGGAAAAAGAACAAGCAACGGTGTTGTATCGCAGTTTACAAAAAGCCGAAAAAGCTTTCATTGCAGGGGAACGCACCGGCACTGTTATGATGGCATCTGTTAAAGCGGAGCTGGCAAACGTGCCAAGCGTCCAGCTGGAATATATTGAACTTGTTGATCCCACTACTTTGATGCCTTTAGAGAAAGTTGAAGAGGTCGGGCTGTTAGCAGTTGCCGCCCGTCTCGGTTCTACCCGCCTAATTGATAACATTTTGCTGCGCGACCGGCAGCCAATTGTAGCCATTGATGGGCCTGCCGGTGCCGGCAAATCCACTGTCGCAAGCCTTGTCGCCCAAGCTTTAGGGCTGCTGTATCTCGATACCGGCGCGATGTATCGTGCTGTCACTTGGTTGGTTTTGCAAGCCGGTGTCCCCCTTAACGATGAACCCGCTGTGGCTGAGTTAGTTGCCAACAGTGAAATTAGTTTTGCCGGTTTGGCAAGCGGAACAGACGCTTCCCAATCTCCAATGCCCAAAGCCCAAATTTTGATTAATGGTCAAGATGTGACTCAAGCTATTCGGAGTTTGGAAGTAACCGCGAACGTTTCAGCCATTTCTGCACAGCCGGCAGTGCGTCAGTTACTCGTCAAACAACAGCAGAATTTTGGCAAGAAGGGTGGCTTAGTCGCAGAAGGGCGCGACATTGGCACTCAAGTTTTCCCGGATGCTGAACTCAAGATTTTTTTAACGGCTTCCGTCCAAGAACGGGCGCGACGCCGGCACCAAGATATTGAACAGCAGGGCGAGAATATCATTAGTTTGCAACAGTTGGAACACGACATCTCTGAACGAGATCGAAAAGACACCAACCGTGCGGTTTCACCCCTTCGCAAAGCAGCCGATGCCATTGAAATTCAAACCGATGGTTTAAGCATTACTGAAGTCGTTGAGCGCATTGTTCGCTGCTATTACAATCAAGTCCAAGCATCTGCCTAA
- a CDS encoding Uma2 family endonuclease: MYTRTDLNTGKDRSRTPDVCVMNSAQWAELKAEKTKSAVLKTPPLLVFESVSPGSKKTDYTAKEFEYARVKIPKYWIVDLRQSKISVFLLVGDSYQAMEYKGSQAIISQVFPELMLPVDRVLNA, encoded by the coding sequence GTGTATACACGCACAGATCTGAATACGGGAAAAGATCGCTCTCGCACACCCGATGTCTGCGTGATGAATTCCGCACAATGGGCTGAATTGAAAGCGGAAAAAACAAAATCGGCTGTTTTAAAGACGCCGCCTTTACTGGTTTTTGAAAGTGTGAGTCCAGGTTCAAAGAAAACCGATTACACGGCTAAAGAGTTTGAATATGCCAGAGTCAAAATTCCTAAGTATTGGATTGTAGATTTGCGTCAATCTAAGATTTCAGTTTTTCTGTTAGTGGGGGACAGCTATCAGGCAATGGAATACAAAGGAAGTCAGGCTATTATTTCTCAAGTTTTTCCAGAGTTGATGCTGCCGGTTGATCGGGTTTTGAACGCTTAG
- a CDS encoding helix-turn-helix domain-containing protein, whose amino-acid sequence MDAQKRKRLEAAGWSVGDASDFLGLSKEETALVELKLALSKRLKQQRLSQQLSQTVLAKQIGSSQSRVAKMEAGDPSVSLDLLVKALLFAGATVSSIGEEISLSARVRER is encoded by the coding sequence ATGGATGCACAGAAGCGTAAGCGTTTAGAAGCAGCAGGCTGGAGTGTTGGTGATGCCTCAGATTTTCTTGGACTTTCAAAAGAAGAGACAGCTTTGGTAGAATTAAAACTCGCGTTGAGTAAACGGCTAAAGCAGCAAAGATTGAGCCAGCAACTTTCTCAGACTGTTCTTGCTAAACAAATTGGATCGAGTCAATCGAGAGTAGCAAAAATGGAAGCCGGTGATCCCTCTGTATCGCTCGATCTTCTGGTGAAAGCTTTACTATTTGCCGGCGCTACTGTTTCAAGTATTGGTGAGGAAATATCTCTATCGGCAAGAGTGCGTGAAAGATAA
- a CDS encoding polysaccharide deacetylase family protein, producing MANLASLVGQQKIFLMIGAAFGSFMLGVIMPASPPANEELKLPAPQLTRVEKKEKQNLLNVKPAIEHRIKGFNTKAAQIQKQYEKRFNFSVPARFQGTITYEIKLSGKEKVVALTFDDGPWPDTLQILNILKQNKIKATFFWIGRHLQIHPEIGKKVVAEGHAIGNHTWNHHYHEVDRPTAAREIEDTASLIYKITGVKTAMFRPPGGILNNGLAAYAQAQKMVVAMWSTDTFESYSPSPQEIINTVLSNAQSGAVVLMHDGGGDHSNTLKALPQIIAELKKRGYKFVTLPELLEMQDKELVAQAKSANLPTEKP from the coding sequence ATGGCAAACCTGGCTTCCTTAGTTGGTCAGCAAAAAATATTTTTAATGATAGGGGCAGCTTTTGGCAGTTTTATGCTGGGGGTAATTATGCCGGCATCCCCACCCGCTAATGAAGAACTTAAGCTGCCGGCTCCTCAATTAACTAGGGTTGAGAAGAAAGAAAAGCAGAATCTACTGAATGTAAAGCCGGCAATTGAGCATCGCATTAAGGGCTTTAATACTAAGGCTGCACAAATACAAAAACAATACGAAAAACGCTTCAATTTTTCAGTGCCGGCTCGGTTTCAGGGGACTATCACTTATGAAATAAAACTCAGTGGGAAGGAAAAAGTTGTTGCTCTTACCTTTGATGATGGGCCTTGGCCAGATACATTGCAAATTTTAAATATTCTCAAGCAAAACAAAATTAAAGCAACGTTCTTTTGGATAGGTCGGCATCTGCAAATTCATCCAGAAATTGGCAAAAAAGTTGTTGCTGAAGGTCATGCCATTGGCAACCACACTTGGAACCACCATTATCACGAAGTGGATCGCCCCACTGCGGCAAGGGAAATAGAAGACACCGCGTCACTCATCTACAAAATCACGGGTGTTAAAACCGCAATGTTTCGGCCACCGGGAGGCATTTTAAACAATGGGTTAGCTGCCTACGCCCAAGCCCAAAAGATGGTCGTTGCCATGTGGTCTACGGATACTTTTGAGTCCTATTCTCCCAGTCCACAGGAAATCATTAACACTGTACTCAGTAACGCGCAGTCAGGCGCTGTTGTTTTGATGCACGATGGCGGAGGCGATCACTCAAACACCCTAAAAGCTTTACCTCAAATCATTGCTGAGTTAAAGAAGCGGGGATATAAGTTTGTAACATTGCCTGAACTGCTAGAAATGCAAGATAAGGAACTCGTAGCACAAGCAAAATCTGCCAATTTACCCACCGAGAAGCCGTAA
- a CDS encoding type II toxin-antitoxin system RelE/ParE family toxin, which produces MTDSQSKPLVWLFGEVKTPPFSQEARLEAGFLLRKLQDGENLSMPFSRPMSSIAAQCHELRIKDAEKEWRIIYLIDNDAIVILEVFNKTTKQTPSQVIERCKKRLKLYDEI; this is translated from the coding sequence ATGACAGATTCGCAAAGCAAACCCCTTGTCTGGCTTTTTGGCGAAGTGAAAACCCCGCCTTTTTCACAGGAAGCCCGCTTAGAAGCCGGCTTTTTGTTGAGAAAATTACAGGATGGAGAAAACTTGTCCATGCCATTCTCTCGCCCCATGTCTAGTATTGCTGCTCAGTGTCATGAGTTGCGGATTAAAGATGCCGAGAAAGAATGGCGAATCATTTACCTAATTGACAATGATGCAATTGTCATCTTAGAAGTATTTAACAAAACTACTAAACAAACTCCCAGTCAAGTGATCGAGCGATGTAAAAAACGCCTAAAACTTTACGACGAAATTTAG